The following proteins come from a genomic window of Sorex araneus isolate mSorAra2 chromosome 1, mSorAra2.pri, whole genome shotgun sequence:
- the LOC129399436 gene encoding U6 snRNA-associated Sm-like protein LSm3 translates to MADDVDQQQTTNTVEEPLDLIRLSLDERIYVKMRNDRELRGRLHAYDQHLNMILGDVEETVTTIEIDEETYEEIYKSTKRNIPMLFVQGEGVVLVAPPLRVG, encoded by the coding sequence ATGGCGGACGACGTGGACCAGCAACAAACTACCAATACCGTGGAGGAGCCCTTGGACCTTATCAGGCTGAGCCTAGATGAGAGAATTTATGTGAAAATGAGAAATGACAGAGAGCTTCGAGGCAGATTACATGCATATGATCaacatttaaatatgattttggGAGATGTGGAAGAAACTGTGACCACTATAGAAATCGATGAAGAGACCTACGAAGAGATCTACAAATCAACGAAACGGAACATCCCAATGCTGTTCGTCCAGGGAGAGGGCGTGGTCCTCGTCGCACCCCCGCTGAGAGTCGGCTGA